One Methanobacterium sp. genomic region harbors:
- a CDS encoding aspartate dehydrogenase, translating to MVAGILGCGAIASIITNSAAKGELNADLRFFHDVDMESAENLASQVDGIAVEDVNDMVDNVDLVIEAASQDAVVKVVPQILKMGKDVIIMSMGALIDLNFRNYLGRIAEENNSRIYAPSGAVVGLDGIKAASIGEINEVSLVTRKSPESLGISVDTETVLYEGKAGDAVRKFPANINVAAALSIAYGREVDVKIIADPNVSRNCHEVCVAGDFGEFRTITENETCTTNPKTSVLAAYSVVKLIKSLNNNLNVGI from the coding sequence ATGGTTGCAGGGATCCTGGGATGTGGTGCCATAGCAAGTATAATAACTAATTCTGCTGCAAAAGGGGAGTTGAATGCTGATCTAAGATTTTTTCATGACGTGGATATGGAAAGTGCCGAAAACTTAGCATCTCAAGTGGATGGAATCGCAGTTGAAGATGTAAACGATATGGTAGACAATGTGGATCTTGTAATTGAAGCTGCATCTCAGGATGCAGTTGTAAAAGTTGTCCCCCAAATCCTTAAAATGGGAAAAGATGTCATTATAATGAGTATGGGAGCTTTAATAGATCTAAATTTTAGAAATTATTTGGGGAGGATAGCCGAGGAAAACAATTCCAGAATATATGCACCTTCAGGGGCTGTTGTTGGGTTAGATGGTATTAAAGCAGCTTCTATTGGGGAGATAAATGAAGTGAGTTTAGTTACCCGTAAATCTCCGGAATCACTTGGGATCTCAGTAGATACTGAAACAGTGTTATATGAAGGTAAAGCTGGGGATGCAGTACGTAAATTTCCTGCAAACATTAATGTGGCCGCTGCATTGAGCATTGCGTATGGTAGGGAAGTGGATGTGAAAATCATAGCTGACCCTAATGTGAGCCGGAACTGCCATGAAGTCTGTGTGGCAGGTGATTTTGGCGAGTTCAGGACCATTACTGAAAATGAGACCTGTACTACAAACCCAAAAACAAGTGTTTTAGCCGCATATTCTGTGGTTAAACTAATTAAAAGTCTAAATAACAACTTGAATGTTGGGATATAA
- a CDS encoding amino acid adenylation domain-containing protein, with protein sequence MDCFDLSNAQKRTIITEISKPGNEAYILSFKSKFSLEDEGHVKKALRILISGNLHLRMKKDENMNFRQYYAPEEDGLFSYEDMSDKSEDEINAFIDEFAQEPFKEIFDTPLYQFTLLKTKKEFIVLGRTHHIIMDGSSVGIFTKNLENCVMALKKGEEYQPSNVSYQEYVKKENEYLSSKQAKEDEEFWLSNLEGYSKDWYSSDDLGINRNYFYLDPQLTEKLKELSVVDGVRISPFVLALSAVSLYFAKSTCSGEMVWNSVYHGRDFGEEIHDMMGMFVNMMPLKLDYNKNRTFKEVLLYTKSVLKNGLAHGKLSFNMYGPKLQQKGIDPAMLSMYSMVSNSTDSNVEYLFNNSKSEFPFHIRVNPSLKDKDGLQLLEIEYNKDCFLDAQIEHMVENIKALLYDISDNPDKTCDEFEIETSEFYEAERYFKDMVQTSEGATAISPDINGKEEDGSLKESFILLNKSDIEEFCIVNGISSNSLFLAATLFALGKFVFSKDILISIVSNYINIGQELPFSVNIDTDKTVNDYLKDVQNSLLEVVNYDYYPFTRISSNNYVLPEFLYVFGLAGSINEGNLELPKLTVSIEDSSDEFKIISHYNDALYSENVIKTFIESVKVLITKLTQNPHALLRYISILPEDEKEADFRINMVEEPLLNKLFEKQVEKSRDKIALIAEDGEFTYDELNKKANSIANALIKRGVEVEDRIMFMLKRDSRLIATMLGIVKSGCAFIPVDPEYPEERINQVLEDSDAKYIITKADLPDALDVDELLLEENEKNPDPELTSENLCYLIYTSGSTGKPKGVMLTHGGITNYVSPDPQNIPIHALVTKASKMISISTVSFIVFLRETFATIMNGMPVILANEEQAINPIELSKLFEETGADAFGGTPTRLLQYLEIEEIQKTVPKCNVIIVGGETFPPQLYNVLSKYTGAEIYNSYGPTEITIASHGKLITNNDISAGETLLNVTDKIMDMDANPLPYNVVGELYVAGAGVARGYWNNEELTKERFVMHNGLRYYNTGDLAKRDSTGELYVLGRMDNQIKLRGLRIELGEIENAIRECNGIKTAFALVKTVHDNEHLCAYFTEDHEVDVSDLRNTLVNKLPAYMVPSYFVRMDSFPMTPNGKTDLKNFPDPEEDHSGLDEIIAPETDLEKDVFDMCSEILDTTDFGVITDLFRLGLTSLSVLKLVAKISQKFGVTVNVTNIMRAKTIREIAKEVSSSSAVEEKHYQKQEFYPLTHNQLGVYFDCAKNPEKLTYNLPKCIHFGNDIDPEKLKVALLDIIEKHPYLKTRFVMRDGEIYQERRDDIDVDIKIHEGKVDDKIKNEFIKPFSLYDGPLFRFEIYKNPHEICLLADFHHIIVDGTALNILFNELGTIYDGGVVDAEKYDGFDLCLEELEVEKSQLYMDAESYFENKIVDFDSATVISPDCSGKEEEGQMGEINVSVNKLGIEKFCKDNAITPNNLFLAATVFTLSKFVYNKDILISTISNGRGNPQFQNCIAMMVKTLPIALNINSDLSVADYFDYVENVWLDVLKYDCYPFTKISDKYDMFPEFFYAYHGKIIEDITINNRTIERESLEYEALKFKLSVNVIDTGDNFNMLSQYNDALYSEDLIETFMRSISIVLDKLIENPQALLKNISIVAGEDHEDFKIKHVEEKLLNKLFEKQVEQSRDEIALIAEDGEFTYDELNRKANRIANALIKRGVQVEDRIMFMLKRDSRLTASMIGIVKAGCAFIPVDPEYPEERINHVLEDSSAKYIITKENLPNALDVDELLLEENEENPDPELTPENLCYLIYTSGSTGKPKGVMLKHENITNLISGHPDNHFIQDIISRVNISLSIITVAFDPFVQETFIPLTHGMTFVLANDEQTKNPLELAKLFEKTKAQLFGTTPSRLLQYLELEDIQKAMGYCRAIIIGGEAFPLQLWNALSEYDNLTILNQYGPTETTVGCNAKIISDGDINVGKPLFNVVEKIMDMDGNPLPQGVVGELYIGGAGVGRGYWNRDELNSERFIEINGVPYYKSGDFAKLEKNGEVSILGRLDNQIKLRGLRIEIGEIENSISEYEGIKSAAVVVKKVHSNDHLCAYFSADCEIDSDDLKMELKKKLTKYMVPTVFMQLDELPQTLNGKTDLKALPEPVLAEREYAAPENDVEKFFAETFADILGMPQVGATDDFFELGGTSLLVTKITIEAMNQGYEIKYGDVFAHPTPRELADFITGAEGSVSESVKEITEYSYDAINRVLSENTIDNFVNGEKEELGNVLLTGATGFLGIHVLRDFLENEEGSIYCLLRKGRRTSAEERLKALLFYYFSESYEDLFGSRIHIIEGDITNKSDFEKSSELPVDTVVNCAANVKHFASGTQIEDINIGGVVNGVEFCLKKGCKYVQVSTTSVAGESVNNIPPLDTIFDEQTLYIGQSLDNKYLSSKFIAERVVLEAVTKGLKGKIMRVGNLMARHSDSEFQINFETNGFINRLKAYGAIEKIPYSALGGETELTPIDSVARAILVLSRAPKECVVFHAYNNHKIYIADIIEIMNSLGLNIFGAEEDEFKAAFAQAMEDESREEAISGLVTAMGMGKGKGRALVPVINDYTIQIMYRLGYKWPLISDEYIAMFIEYLKEMDFFDYEPKEVKLKA encoded by the coding sequence ATGGACTGCTTTGATTTATCAAATGCACAAAAAAGGACTATTATAACTGAAATTAGTAAACCGGGTAATGAAGCGTATATTCTTTCATTTAAATCTAAATTTTCACTGGAAGATGAAGGCCATGTTAAAAAAGCTTTAAGAATTTTAATAAGCGGAAATCTTCATTTACGTATGAAAAAGGATGAAAATATGAATTTCAGGCAGTACTATGCTCCTGAAGAAGATGGTTTATTTTCATATGAGGATATGTCAGATAAAAGTGAAGATGAAATTAACGCCTTCATCGATGAATTTGCGCAAGAACCATTTAAAGAAATCTTTGACACACCACTCTATCAGTTTACACTCCTGAAAACGAAAAAAGAATTTATTGTACTGGGCCGTACCCACCATATCATCATGGATGGAAGTTCTGTAGGTATTTTTACCAAAAACCTGGAAAATTGTGTCATGGCTTTGAAAAAAGGAGAAGAATATCAACCATCTAATGTTTCATACCAAGAGTACGTCAAAAAGGAAAATGAGTATCTCTCAAGCAAACAGGCGAAAGAAGATGAAGAATTCTGGCTCTCTAACCTGGAGGGATATTCAAAAGATTGGTATTCCTCAGATGATCTCGGCATCAACAGGAATTATTTTTACTTAGATCCACAATTGACAGAAAAATTAAAAGAGTTATCTGTAGTTGACGGTGTAAGGATATCTCCATTTGTACTTGCATTATCTGCTGTATCATTATACTTTGCAAAAAGCACATGCAGCGGGGAAATGGTATGGAACAGCGTATACCACGGCAGGGATTTTGGAGAAGAAATACATGATATGATGGGTATGTTTGTAAATATGATGCCCCTCAAACTGGATTATAACAAAAACAGGACGTTTAAAGAGGTTTTACTGTACACAAAATCTGTCCTTAAAAACGGATTGGCCCATGGAAAGTTATCTTTCAATATGTACGGTCCAAAACTGCAGCAAAAGGGTATAGACCCTGCAATGTTATCTATGTATTCTATGGTGTCAAATTCAACTGATTCAAATGTAGAATATTTATTTAATAATTCTAAAAGTGAATTTCCGTTCCATATTCGTGTGAACCCCTCATTAAAGGATAAAGATGGTTTACAGCTTTTGGAAATTGAATATAATAAAGACTGCTTTTTGGATGCACAAATTGAGCATATGGTAGAAAATATAAAAGCTCTGCTTTATGATATCTCAGATAATCCAGATAAGACTTGTGATGAATTTGAAATAGAAACAAGTGAATTTTATGAAGCTGAAAGATATTTCAAAGATATGGTGCAAACCAGTGAGGGTGCAACTGCTATATCGCCTGATATTAATGGTAAAGAAGAAGATGGATCTTTAAAAGAAAGCTTCATTTTACTAAATAAGTCAGATATTGAAGAATTTTGTATAGTTAATGGAATTAGTTCTAACAGCCTGTTTTTAGCAGCTACCCTATTTGCTTTGGGTAAATTTGTATTCAGTAAAGATATTCTAATTTCTATTGTTTCTAATTACATCAATATAGGTCAGGAACTGCCGTTTTCTGTAAATATTGATACAGACAAAACTGTAAATGATTATTTAAAAGATGTACAAAATTCCCTTCTTGAAGTTGTAAATTATGATTATTATCCATTTACAAGGATTTCCAGCAATAATTATGTTCTCCCTGAATTTTTATATGTATTTGGGCTGGCAGGCAGTATAAACGAGGGAAATTTAGAACTTCCTAAGTTGACAGTTTCTATTGAAGACAGTTCTGATGAATTTAAAATAATTTCTCACTACAATGATGCTCTCTACAGTGAAAATGTAATAAAAACGTTCATAGAAAGTGTTAAAGTCCTTATAACTAAGCTAACACAAAATCCACACGCGCTGCTTAGATATATTTCTATTTTGCCTGAAGATGAAAAAGAAGCAGACTTCAGGATAAACATGGTGGAAGAACCATTGCTAAATAAACTCTTTGAAAAACAGGTAGAAAAAAGCAGGGATAAAATTGCTTTAATTGCTGAAGATGGGGAATTTACTTATGATGAATTAAATAAGAAAGCTAACAGCATAGCAAACGCACTGATTAAGAGGGGAGTTGAAGTTGAAGACAGAATAATGTTCATGCTAAAACGTGACAGTCGCCTCATTGCTACTATGCTTGGTATTGTGAAATCGGGCTGTGCTTTTATCCCTGTTGACCCCGAATATCCCGAAGAAAGAATAAATCAGGTTCTGGAGGATAGTGATGCAAAATACATTATAACTAAAGCAGATTTACCTGATGCATTAGATGTGGATGAATTACTTTTAGAAGAAAATGAAAAAAATCCAGATCCTGAATTAACCTCTGAAAATTTATGTTATTTAATTTATACTTCTGGTTCGACAGGAAAACCTAAAGGGGTAATGTTAACTCATGGAGGTATCACCAATTACGTTTCTCCAGACCCTCAGAATATTCCTATCCATGCTCTTGTGACCAAAGCAAGTAAAATGATATCTATATCAACTGTATCATTTATTGTATTCCTGCGTGAGACTTTCGCAACCATTATGAATGGTATGCCTGTTATACTTGCAAATGAAGAGCAGGCAATAAACCCTATAGAGCTTTCAAAATTATTTGAAGAAACAGGGGCGGACGCGTTCGGCGGGACACCTACCAGACTCTTACAGTACTTAGAAATTGAAGAAATTCAGAAAACAGTACCTAAATGTAATGTAATAATCGTAGGGGGTGAAACCTTCCCTCCACAGCTTTACAACGTACTTTCAAAATACACCGGCGCTGAAATTTATAATTCCTACGGCCCTACTGAGATTACAATTGCATCACACGGAAAACTTATAACCAACAATGATATATCCGCTGGTGAAACTCTTTTGAATGTCACTGATAAGATTATGGACATGGATGCGAATCCTTTGCCTTATAATGTTGTGGGTGAACTATATGTGGCTGGTGCAGGAGTTGCCCGAGGTTACTGGAATAATGAGGAACTCACTAAAGAGAGATTTGTCATGCACAACGGCCTCCGCTATTACAACACTGGGGACCTGGCAAAAAGGGACAGTACTGGGGAATTATACGTTTTAGGCAGAATGGATAACCAGATTAAGCTTAGAGGTTTAAGGATTGAGCTTGGTGAGATTGAAAATGCAATCAGGGAATGTAATGGAATTAAAACTGCATTTGCGCTGGTCAAGACAGTGCATGACAATGAACATTTATGTGCCTACTTTACCGAGGATCATGAAGTTGATGTCAGTGATTTAAGAAATACGCTCGTGAACAAATTGCCGGCTTACATGGTTCCATCTTATTTTGTTCGAATGGACAGCTTCCCTATGACTCCTAATGGGAAAACAGATTTAAAGAACTTCCCAGATCCTGAAGAGGATCATTCTGGGCTTGATGAGATCATAGCTCCTGAAACTGATTTAGAAAAGGACGTTTTTGATATGTGTTCAGAAATTCTGGATACAACGGATTTTGGTGTGATAACTGATTTATTCAGGTTAGGTCTTACTTCATTATCTGTTCTTAAGCTGGTAGCTAAAATTTCACAGAAATTTGGAGTTACAGTTAACGTAACCAATATAATGAGGGCTAAAACCATACGCGAGATAGCAAAGGAAGTTTCATCTTCATCCGCTGTGGAAGAGAAACACTACCAGAAACAGGAATTTTATCCGCTAACCCACAATCAGTTAGGTGTATATTTTGACTGCGCTAAAAATCCTGAGAAATTAACCTACAACCTGCCTAAATGCATACATTTTGGGAATGATATCGACCCTGAAAAACTTAAAGTTGCTTTATTAGACATTATTGAGAAACACCCCTACCTCAAAACAAGGTTTGTTATGAGGGACGGTGAAATTTATCAGGAGCGGCGTGATGACATCGATGTGGATATAAAAATTCATGAAGGAAAAGTTGATGATAAAATTAAAAATGAATTTATAAAACCGTTCTCTTTATATGATGGGCCTTTATTCAGGTTTGAAATTTATAAGAATCCCCATGAAATTTGCCTGCTGGCTGATTTCCACCATATCATTGTGGATGGTACTGCTTTAAATATTCTATTTAATGAGCTCGGAACAATATACGACGGCGGTGTCGTGGACGCGGAGAAATATGATGGGTTTGACCTGTGTTTGGAGGAACTTGAAGTAGAAAAAAGCCAGTTATACATGGATGCAGAATCTTATTTTGAAAATAAGATAGTTGATTTTGACAGTGCAACAGTTATTTCTCCAGACTGCAGTGGAAAAGAGGAAGAAGGCCAGATGGGAGAAATCAACGTTTCTGTGAATAAATTGGGAATTGAAAAATTCTGTAAAGACAATGCAATTACTCCTAATAACCTATTTTTAGCGGCAACTGTATTTACGCTCAGTAAATTTGTTTATAACAAAGATATTTTAATTTCTACCATTTCAAACGGTAGGGGTAACCCCCAGTTCCAAAATTGTATTGCAATGATGGTAAAAACATTACCTATTGCATTAAATATAAACAGTGACTTATCCGTGGCAGATTATTTTGATTACGTGGAAAATGTATGGCTGGATGTACTGAAATACGACTGCTATCCATTTACGAAGATTTCTGATAAATATGATATGTTTCCGGAGTTCTTTTACGCATATCACGGAAAAATTATCGAAGATATAACTATAAACAACCGCACCATAGAACGTGAAAGCCTGGAATACGAAGCACTGAAATTTAAGTTAAGTGTCAATGTTATAGACACTGGTGATAACTTTAACATGCTTTCACAGTACAATGACGCGCTTTACAGTGAAGATCTTATTGAAACATTTATGCGCAGTATTAGCATCGTTTTAGATAAATTAATAGAAAATCCACAGGCTTTACTCAAGAATATTTCAATTGTAGCTGGAGAAGACCATGAAGACTTCAAGATAAAACATGTGGAAGAAAAATTACTCAATAAGCTCTTTGAAAAACAGGTAGAGCAAAGCAGGGATGAAATTGCTTTAATTGCTGAAGACGGGGAATTTACTTATGATGAATTAAACAGAAAAGCCAATCGTATAGCAAACGCATTGATTAAGAGGGGAGTTCAGGTTGAAGACAGAATAATGTTCATGCTAAAACGTGACAGCCGTTTAACTGCTTCGATGATTGGTATTGTGAAAGCAGGTTGTGCTTTTATCCCTGTTGACCCCGAATATCCTGAAGAAAGAATAAATCACGTTCTGGAAGACAGCAGTGCAAAATATATTATAACTAAAGAAAACCTGCCTAATGCACTCGATGTGGATGAACTACTTTTAGAAGAGAACGAAGAAAATCCAGATCCTGAATTGACCCCTGAAAATCTGTGTTATCTAATTTATACTTCTGGTTCTACAGGAAAACCTAAAGGTGTAATGTTAAAACACGAAAATATAACCAACCTCATTTCAGGTCATCCAGATAACCATTTTATTCAGGATATAATCAGCAGGGTAAATATTTCATTATCAATAATAACAGTAGCTTTCGACCCATTTGTACAGGAAACATTTATTCCACTTACGCATGGAATGACTTTTGTACTGGCCAACGATGAGCAGACAAAGAACCCATTAGAGCTCGCCAAGTTGTTTGAAAAAACTAAAGCACAATTATTTGGTACAACTCCTTCTAGACTGCTACAGTATTTAGAGCTTGAAGATATACAAAAAGCAATGGGCTATTGTAGGGCAATAATTATAGGGGGAGAAGCATTTCCTTTACAGCTCTGGAATGCCCTTTCAGAATATGATAATTTAACTATACTTAACCAGTACGGCCCAACTGAAACTACAGTTGGATGCAACGCAAAAATCATTTCAGATGGGGATATCAATGTAGGTAAACCCCTCTTCAACGTGGTTGAAAAGATCATGGATATGGACGGCAACCCTTTACCTCAAGGTGTTGTGGGTGAATTATACATTGGAGGTGCCGGAGTCGGCAGGGGTTATTGGAATAGAGATGAGCTGAACAGTGAAAGGTTCATTGAAATTAATGGCGTGCCTTATTATAAATCTGGAGATTTTGCTAAACTGGAGAAAAATGGTGAAGTATCCATCTTAGGTCGTTTAGATAACCAGATTAAACTTAGAGGCCTCAGGATTGAAATTGGTGAAATTGAAAATTCAATTTCGGAATATGAAGGGATCAAATCTGCAGCGGTAGTGGTTAAAAAAGTGCATTCTAACGACCATTTATGCGCCTACTTCTCAGCTGACTGTGAAATTGACAGTGATGATTTAAAAATGGAATTAAAGAAGAAATTAACCAAGTATATGGTTCCAACAGTGTTTATGCAGCTTGATGAACTGCCCCAAACTCTCAACGGTAAAACTGACCTAAAAGCACTTCCAGAACCAGTCCTGGCGGAAAGAGAATATGCTGCACCTGAAAATGATGTTGAAAAATTCTTTGCAGAAACATTTGCAGATATACTGGGCATGCCTCAAGTAGGTGCAACTGATGATTTCTTTGAATTGGGAGGCACATCTCTTCTGGTGACTAAAATCACCATTGAAGCCATGAACCAGGGATATGAAATAAAATATGGTGATGTATTTGCACACCCAACTCCTCGTGAACTGGCTGATTTTATAACGGGGGCAGAAGGATCTGTAAGTGAATCTGTAAAAGAGATAACTGAATATTCATATGATGCTATTAATAGGGTTTTAAGTGAAAATACAATTGATAATTTTGTAAATGGGGAAAAAGAAGAGTTAGGAAATGTTTTACTTACAGGTGCCACTGGATTTTTAGGAATACACGTCCTGCGTGATTTCTTAGAAAATGAAGAAGGATCTATTTACTGCTTACTCAGGAAAGGGAGACGTACAAGTGCTGAGGAACGTTTAAAAGCTCTTTTATTCTATTATTTCAGTGAAAGTTATGAGGATCTATTTGGTTCAAGGATTCATATAATTGAGGGAGATATTACAAATAAATCTGACTTTGAAAAATCTTCAGAACTTCCAGTGGATACAGTGGTTAATTGTGCAGCAAACGTGAAGCATTTTGCTTCCGGAACTCAAATTGAAGACATCAACATAGGTGGAGTTGTTAATGGAGTTGAATTCTGCCTGAAAAAAGGCTGTAAATATGTACAGGTTTCAACAACCAGTGTCGCAGGAGAAAGTGTAAATAATATCCCTCCTTTAGATACTATATTTGACGAACAAACGTTGTATATTGGTCAATCTCTGGATAATAAGTATCTCAGCAGTAAATTCATAGCTGAGCGTGTTGTACTGGAAGCAGTTACAAAAGGGCTTAAAGGTAAGATCATGCGTGTTGGTAACTTGATGGCAAGGCACTCTGACAGTGAATTCCAGATTAATTTCGAGACCAACGGGTTCATAAACCGCTTAAAAGCGTATGGCGCAATTGAGAAAATACCTTACTCTGCTTTAGGTGGAGAAACTGAGCTCACACCGATAGATAGTGTTGCAAGGGCAATTTTAGTCCTGTCAAGAGCTCCTAAAGAGTGTGTTGTGTTCCATGCTTATAATAATCACAAAATCTACATTGCAGATATTATAGAAATCATGAATTCGCTTGGGTTAAACATTTTCGGTGCTGAAGAAGATGAATTTAAAGCTGCTTTTGCACAGGCTATGGAAGATGAATCAAGAGAAGAAGCAATTTCAGGGCTTGTCACTGCTATGGGTATGGGTAAAGGCAAAGGCCGTGCACTTGTACCGGTTATAAATGATTACACAATACAGATAATGTACCGTTTAGGGTACAAATGGCCTTTAATAAGTGATGAATACATCGCAATGTTTATAGAATACCTTAAAGAGATGGATTTCTTCGATTATGAACCAAAAGAGGTTAAACTTAAAGCTTAA
- the nadA gene encoding quinolinate synthase NadA, which yields MLSDLQEIKRLKKEKNAIILAHNYQTGDMQEIADFVGDSLELCIKASEIDKSDIVVFCGVDFMAETAAILNPDKKILIPDTQAKCPMACMLNAEEVKKFKKMYPDTAAVLYVNTLAEAKAEAEILCTSSNAVKVVESIPQEKILFGPDRNLAWYVSKKVNKEIIPMPSKGYCYVHKLFDLGDLHFLRSKYHDAEILVHPECDPEVQNFADNVLSTGGMIRHVARSPKKTFIIGTEVDMVTRLKRENPDKTFIPALNDAICDNMKLYTIGNVKNCLLNGEYVVEVDKSIAEKAKVAIKRMIEVSKN from the coding sequence ATGTTAAGTGATCTGCAGGAAATCAAGCGGCTTAAAAAGGAAAAAAATGCAATAATATTAGCTCACAATTATCAAACTGGAGATATGCAGGAAATTGCAGATTTTGTGGGAGATTCACTTGAACTCTGTATAAAAGCATCAGAAATAGATAAATCGGATATTGTAGTTTTCTGCGGGGTCGATTTCATGGCAGAAACTGCTGCAATACTAAACCCCGACAAAAAAATATTGATTCCAGATACTCAAGCAAAATGTCCAATGGCATGCATGCTTAATGCAGAAGAGGTTAAAAAGTTTAAAAAAATGTATCCAGATACAGCTGCAGTTCTTTATGTTAACACGCTGGCTGAAGCTAAGGCGGAGGCTGAAATTTTATGTACTTCTTCAAATGCAGTTAAAGTAGTGGAAAGCATTCCTCAAGAAAAAATACTCTTTGGCCCAGATAGAAACCTGGCATGGTACGTCTCTAAAAAGGTGAATAAAGAGATTATACCTATGCCTTCAAAGGGATACTGTTACGTCCATAAATTGTTCGATTTAGGAGATTTACATTTTTTAAGAAGTAAATATCATGATGCAGAGATACTGGTCCATCCAGAATGCGATCCTGAGGTGCAAAATTTTGCAGATAATGTTTTAAGCACAGGGGGTATGATCCGCCACGTAGCTAGATCACCTAAAAAAACATTTATCATAGGCACGGAAGTGGATATGGTCACGCGCTTAAAACGGGAAAATCCTGATAAAACATTCATTCCTGCTCTAAATGATGCAATTTGTGATAATATGAAGTTGTATACAATTGGGAATGTTAAAAATTGTCTTTTAAATGGGGAATATGTGGTTGAAGTTGATAAAAGCATAGCAGAAAAGGCAAAAGTGGCAATTAAGAGGATGATTGAAGTTTCTAAAAATTAA
- a CDS encoding 4'-phosphopantetheinyl transferase superfamily protein, whose product MLLYYMDVSELDFNRIKSSVSKTRIKKSSRYFHKKDRNLSVGVEVLLNHALDKIGISNPIFDTDEYGKPYLKNYSDIHFNLSHSEKYVACAVSDSPIGVDIEYVQDIDLSLAKYFFYGTEYEYILNNNNHKKAFFELWVLKESYMKMTGLGFRLALDEFCIEISDKIELIHRENTGNFGLWNVCGGDYMLGACSQSRITEPALINLQDIEN is encoded by the coding sequence ATGTTGTTATATTACATGGATGTATCAGAACTTGACTTTAACAGAATAAAGAGTTCTGTATCAAAGACAAGAATAAAAAAATCCAGCAGATATTTCCACAAAAAAGATAGAAATTTGTCTGTTGGGGTGGAAGTCCTGTTAAACCATGCTTTAGATAAAATTGGCATCAGTAACCCCATATTTGATACAGACGAATATGGTAAGCCCTATTTGAAAAATTATTCAGATATACATTTTAATCTTTCACATTCCGAAAAATATGTGGCATGCGCAGTTTCTGATTCTCCAATTGGCGTTGACATTGAATACGTTCAGGATATTGATTTGAGTCTGGCGAAGTATTTTTTTTACGGCACTGAATATGAGTATATTTTAAATAATAACAACCATAAGAAAGCTTTTTTTGAATTATGGGTATTAAAAGAGAGTTATATGAAAATGACAGGCTTAGGATTTAGACTTGCCCTTGACGAATTTTGCATAGAAATTAGTGATAAAATAGAACTGATACACAGGGAAAATACTGGCAATTTTGGGCTTTGGAACGTTTGTGGAGGTGATTATATGCTTGGTGCATGCTCACAAAGCAGAATCACTGAACCTGCTCTAATAAATCTACAGGATATTGAAAATTAA
- a CDS encoding SDR family oxidoreductase, producing the protein MKLENKVVLVNGGSSGIRKEIARLFAKEGASVVVVAGENEKLEDNIDQMECNHKIISVPASANSEDDIQNAINAAVKEFGKLDIVLNCAWIADIITPVLDMGEGIWEIDLSVDLTGAI; encoded by the coding sequence ATGAAATTGGAGAATAAAGTAGTACTTGTAAACGGTGGGAGTTCAGGGATAAGGAAGGAAATTGCCAGACTTTTTGCAAAAGAAGGCGCTTCAGTTGTTGTGGTTGCAGGAGAAAACGAAAAACTGGAAGATAACATTGACCAGATGGAATGCAACCACAAGATCATATCTGTTCCTGCAAGCGCTAACAGTGAAGACGATATCCAGAATGCAATCAATGCTGCTGTAAAAGAATTTGGGAAATTGGATATAGTACTTAATTGTGCATGGATAGCAGATATAATAACTCCAGTTTTGGATATGGGGGAGGGAATTTGGGAAATAGATCTCAGTGTAGATTTAACAGGAGCTATTTAA